In the genome of Capsicum annuum cultivar UCD-10X-F1 unplaced genomic scaffold, UCD10Xv1.1 ctg73296, whole genome shotgun sequence, the window AAGATAATTACTACATGAGATAACACATAAGAtaagggaaagaatctttctttctctccttttttctttctatattatATAGATATGTAAAAATTTTATCATCAATTTCCTTTATCTCTTTATCTAAAGTAAAGGATTATCTAAAGTAAAGGAAGGGCTCAGAAGAtccaagaatatcaagaaaaataaagaaaagctcTTTTCTTTGTCTTGATTTTATTTGAAAGGACCCTCTTTTTCTCATGGACTGGTCTGGTCAGTACCCAGCCGGGCCTCTTTTGTTCTAacgaatttgaatttgaaaacaaATATGCCCGTTATAgttgtaatatttaattttaattgaaCATTTAATAttcaagaaacaagaaaaaatccCATCTTttataaaggtaaaataaaatatatgcaaaAGAAAATTCGATAAAAATAAAAGTctcatttctctttcttctttttgattttatgtttacTACCTTGCTGGACTAAAAAAAAGAAGCTTTCGAGGaatttttatgttatgatttTAGTGGTTTTTATGATTTTAGTGGTTTTAACGACCCTATCTTATCCTATCTTAATTACCACAATTTCCCTGTTCGACAAAAGTTACATTTGTATACAATAATCGGATTGTAGAGAGTATAGTTTAGTGGTAAAAGTGTGATTCATTCTATTATCCCTTAAATAGTTAAAGGGTCCTTCGGTTTGATTCATATTCCGATCAAACACTTTATTTCTTAAAAGGATTAAATCTTTTACCTCTCAATGACATATTCGAGAATAAATACATATTCTCGTGATTGGTGTCCAAAGGTCACTTAGACAttgaaaatttgaattatgaaattgCTAAACATAATTTTTGAATTGGATCAATACTTCCAATTGAATAAGTATCAATAAAGAATCCATGGATAAAGATACAAAGTTGATTTCTAATCATAACTAaatcttcactttcttctttacaaataagaaATTGAAGATTTAGTTATGATTAGAAATCAACTTTGTATCTTTATCCATGGATTCTTTATTGATACTTATTCAATTGGAAGTATTGATCCAATTCAAAAATNNNNNNNNNNNNNNNNNNNNNNNNNNNNNNNNNNNNNNNNNNNNNNNNNNNNNNNNNNNNNNNNNNNNNNNNNNNNNNNNNNNNNNNNNNNNNNNNNNNNATTTTTGAATTGGATCAATACTTCCAATTGAATAAGTATCAATAAAGAATCCATGGATAAAGATACAAAGTTGATTTCTAATCATAACTAAATCTTCAATttcttatttgtaaagaagaaagtgaAGCAAAATAGTTATTAAACGATGACTTTGGTTTACTAGAGACATCAACATATTTTTTTAGCTTGGTGGAAACAAACTCCTTTTCCTTAGGATCCTATTAAATAGAAATAGAGAACGAAATAACTAGAAAGGTTGTTAGAATCCCCCTCTTCTAGAAGGATCATCTACAAAGTAATTCATTTTATCTGTATTCAGACCAAAAGCTGACATAGATGTTATGGgtagaattctttttttttttttgaattttgttcacATCTTAGATCTTATACATTGAATCATCTCCATAAGGGAGCCGAATGAAATCAAATTTTCATGTTCGGTTTTGAATTAGAGATGTTAAAAAAATGAATCGACGACAACTATAATACCTAGCCTTCCAAGCTAAAGATGTGGATTCGATTCCTGCTACCTGCTCTATATCtatttattctaaatattttaatctattcattaaatcaaatttagtttattagtattagtatataattgaatatacaattcaaaaaattatttcaaatcagattctttctattttttttcaaataaaaagttaaaatacgaaaaaaaaaatcagaatgaAAAGCGTCCATTATCTAATGGATAGGACAGAGGTCTTCTAAACCTTTGGTATAGGTTCAAATACTATTGGATgcaatttattttcatatatatatatatatatatatatatttttgatttcGATAGCAAGAACTGTTTGAATATTTGAATCCAGGATGCttaattccttttttttattaagattaagaCAAGGGTGATCAATATTTCTTTATGCTTGTTCCTGAATTATAAAATGGTCCATTTGTTCCTGAATAGCTTCTTTCAAAAGGGCTTCTGCTTCCTCGGTAAGTTTCTTGGTAGAACATATAATAATGGATTTGAAATTGTAACCAAGCATCACCCATTGGTTCTATACCCGACTCATAAGTAGAAAGTTTCTCCGGCCCTTTGCTAATCGGGGCTAACACTCCGGAaatgaaaaataccaaaataggAACAAGGATGGATATTATTAGAAATGCCCAAAAAGATGATAATTATAAATCAGAAACATAAACGCACTCCTATGAACGTGGAAAATATACCGGATTCGCTTGGTCGATTCGAATTGGAATCGTCAAGCCATCCATAACTATATTAGTCAAAACAATAATTCATTTTGGTCGAACCACCTAGTTTGGATTTGTTTATTGGTTTGTTATAGGGCATATCTCATTGCAAGATTCATCGACTGGAATCCGATTTTATCTCCATTAtacttatttctattttatttagttaataGAACCTTCTAACTATATATTACTCTTATACAAATTCTCCTCTTTCTCTTGTTTTTTTCTCTAAACTAAAGATGGGGAatcctaaattaattaattatctcagttcttatttaatttttcttctttaattagaaattctttaaatatttatattttttctataaatagaatcGGAggtctttattttaatttttttcttagtgaTTTAGTGATCTATAATGGAACAAGTAATCAAATACAAAAGAATGTATAGGAACTTCCATCTCAAGATTTAGAAGATCTTTTGTTGGTAtattccttttattattttattattatttaataatagtaTTAGGATTCGAATCCAGGTTGAGGGATTTTTCTTGGTTGAATACATAAAAAGAAGACTACCTTTTCTGTGTTGTTCTTCGCTAGGACGAGGTAAGTAAGGTCTATGAAGGAAAATCCTATTTGATAATGAAAGTGACCAAAgatattcatttttcaaaaaaatttagctTGTACATAAATACAGCAGTCCCTTCCTAAATCCATGTGAATTCCGCTTCGTAGTTTTTCATTTCACCAGGCCGGTGAAATGATTTGACTTCTAAAATTCAATAAGATTGGGGATATCAAAAGAAAGGAGGTCTTACTAATTCTTTTATTATGGATCTGAATATGTAATTCGCCTCCAAAGATTAATGATGAAAGGTTGGTTTGTTTATctgcaatttaaaaaaaatatatcgatTGGATCCATTGATAtgcattttttctttcatatactTAAACTTAAACGATTTCCGTGAGTAAACTTATAGGAATATTTGAATTTCACTTAGTTACAAGCAAGATATAATAATGAAGAAATGAAAATTAtacaacttttattttcatttttacatCAGAATTGGCTTCTGTTTAATTGTATTTGATTGTATTCACCCGACAGAATCtaaataggattagaaagagaacttttttttattattcgaACGTACTAACTAGTCGTACTAACTAGTTATAAAACCAGATTGATATCCTCCTCCCGTGCTCTAGCTTATCGGAGAGctagattttcttcaatttttatctCCTTCCTTCAGCCTTTTTCACATTAGCCTCCGCTATTTCAAGAGTTTGCTGAGCTTCTTGTGGATCAATGTCACTACCCTTCTCCGCATCATTTACTAAAATAGTGATCTCATTATTGCCTATTCTAGTAAAACCACCTATCAGAGCCATCATTAACCATTGGTTGTTAAGGCGTATTCGCAAAATCCCTATATCTATAATTGTGGCAATAGGGGCGTGATTTGGTAATATGCCAATTTGACCACTATTAGTAGATAACATGATTTCTTCCACTTCTGAATCCCAAACAATTCTATTAGGAGTCAGTACACTAAGATTTAAGGTCATTTCTTCAAATTGCTCTCCATTTCTAAGTTCATAGCCTTCGCGGTAGCTTCATAGATATTACCTACCATATAAAAGGCCTATTCAGGAAGACCATCTAATTTTCTGGAAAGGAACAATTGAAATCCTCGAATTGTTTCTTCTAGACCAATATATTTCCCTGGAGAACCGGTAAACACTTCTGCTATGAAAAAGGGTTGTGATAAGAAATGCTCAATTTTTCATGCTCTTGCTATGATTAAACGATCCTCTTCGGATAATTCATGCAATCTATGGATATATAATGTCCTGAAGTTCTTTGTAACATTGTAAAGTTTGCTTAACTCGTTGGGCGGTTTAGTAATATTCCTCACCAAGGATCCGACGTTAAAGCATAGTTGGTGTTGAATCTAAAGGATCTACTGCTGGATAAATACCTTTCGCAGCTAATCCTATTGATAGTATGGTAGTAGAATTTAAATGTGTAAATGTCGTAGCAGGAGCAGGGTCGG includes:
- the LOC124894359 gene encoding ATP synthase epsilon chain, chloroplastic-like; this encodes MTLNLSVLTPNRIVWDSEVEEIMLSTNSGQIGILPNHAPIATIIDIGILRIRLNNQWLMMALIGGFTRIGNNEITILVNDAEKGSDIDPQEAQQTLEIAEANVKKAEGRR